In Streptomyces canus, one DNA window encodes the following:
- a CDS encoding glycoside hydrolase family 15 protein, with protein sequence MERYPPIADHGLVGDLQTAALVSSQGVIDWFAAPRFDSPSVFAALLDHDGGGHFLLAPDHPEGTWKQLYYPDSAVVVTRFMSPDGVGEIVDHMPVLPGTTATDRHQLVRVVRAVRGTVHFALECRPRFDYARATHDLDLTDGTATFRAPGTTAYLQGSIPLERDGQDVRGGITLSDGDSAAVVFTVCAQDGQAPPPPTTEQITEGLWKNVDFWQKWVRTSNYRGRWMEMVHRSAITLKLLTYAPSGAPVAAATMGLPEQVGGERNWDYRYTWVRDGSLSVRALLDLGFVEEATRFTHWLGDRLGAREGPDDEPLQIMYRVDGDPHLTEEILDHFEGYRGSFPVRAGNAASDQLQLDIYGEALYALAEGRQVGEQAGYHGWKGMTRTLDWLADSWDRPDEGIWETRGGRKDFTYSRVMCWAAFDRGLKMAAEFSRPADTVRWTRARDEILEQVMERGWNKKEQALVQHYGGDVLDASLLLAPRVGFVSPRSPGWLNTLDAMERVLVSDSLVYRYDPQASPDGLRGSEGTFSLCTFLYVDALARAGRLPQARYTFEKMQTYANHVGLFAEEIGPSGEQLGNFPQAFTHLSLIMAATTLDEALDRAPR encoded by the coding sequence ATGGAACGCTACCCGCCCATCGCCGATCACGGACTCGTCGGGGATCTGCAGACCGCAGCCCTGGTGTCGTCCCAGGGCGTGATCGACTGGTTCGCGGCACCGCGCTTCGACTCGCCGAGTGTCTTCGCCGCTCTCCTGGACCACGACGGTGGCGGCCATTTCCTCCTCGCACCCGATCACCCCGAGGGCACCTGGAAACAGCTCTACTACCCGGACAGCGCCGTCGTGGTGACCCGGTTCATGTCACCCGACGGAGTCGGCGAGATCGTCGACCACATGCCGGTCCTGCCGGGCACGACGGCGACCGACCGGCACCAACTGGTGCGCGTCGTCCGCGCGGTGCGCGGCACCGTGCACTTCGCTCTCGAATGCCGGCCGCGGTTCGACTACGCGCGGGCCACCCACGACCTCGACCTGACGGACGGCACGGCCACCTTCCGGGCCCCGGGTACGACCGCCTACCTCCAGGGCAGCATCCCGCTCGAACGGGACGGCCAGGACGTCAGGGGCGGCATCACCCTCAGCGACGGAGACTCGGCAGCCGTGGTGTTCACGGTGTGCGCGCAGGACGGGCAGGCGCCACCGCCACCCACCACGGAGCAGATCACCGAAGGCCTCTGGAAGAACGTCGACTTCTGGCAGAAGTGGGTGCGCACCTCGAACTACCGCGGCCGCTGGATGGAGATGGTGCACCGCTCGGCGATCACCCTCAAGCTCCTCACCTACGCCCCCAGCGGCGCGCCGGTCGCCGCCGCCACCATGGGACTGCCCGAGCAGGTCGGTGGCGAGCGCAACTGGGACTACCGCTACACGTGGGTCCGGGACGGCTCCCTCTCGGTGCGGGCGCTGCTCGACCTCGGCTTCGTGGAGGAGGCGACCCGCTTCACCCACTGGCTCGGCGACCGTCTGGGGGCACGCGAAGGACCGGACGACGAGCCCCTCCAGATCATGTACCGGGTCGATGGCGACCCGCATCTGACCGAGGAGATCCTGGACCACTTCGAGGGCTATCGCGGCTCCTTCCCGGTCCGGGCCGGCAACGCCGCCTCCGACCAACTCCAGCTCGACATCTACGGCGAGGCCCTCTACGCCCTGGCCGAGGGCCGCCAGGTCGGCGAACAGGCGGGCTACCACGGGTGGAAGGGCATGACCCGCACCCTCGACTGGCTCGCCGACTCCTGGGACCGCCCCGACGAGGGCATCTGGGAGACCCGGGGCGGACGCAAGGACTTCACCTACAGCCGGGTGATGTGCTGGGCGGCCTTCGACCGCGGCCTGAAGATGGCAGCGGAGTTCAGCAGGCCGGCCGACACCGTGCGCTGGACACGGGCCCGCGACGAGATCCTCGAACAGGTCATGGAACGCGGCTGGAACAAGAAGGAGCAGGCATTGGTCCAGCACTACGGCGGAGACGTCCTGGACGCCTCCCTGCTGCTGGCCCCCCGGGTGGGTTTCGTGTCCCCCCGCAGCCCCGGCTGGCTCAACACCCTCGACGCCATGGAGCGGGTCCTCGTCTCCGACAGCCTCGTCTACCGCTACGACCCCCAGGCCTCCCCCGACGGACTGCGCGGTTCCGAAGGAACCTTCAGCCTGTGCACGTTCCTGTACGTCGACGCCCTGGCCCGCGCGGGCCGGCTCCCGCAGGCCCGCTACACCTTCGAGAAGATGCAGACGTACGCGAACCACGTCGGCCTGTTCGCCGAGGAGATCGGCCCGAGCGGCGAGCAACTCGGCAACTTCCCCCAGGCCTTCACCCACCTCTCCCTCATCATGGCCGCGACGACGCTGGACGAGGCGCTCGACCGGGCACCGCGCTGA
- a CDS encoding cation:proton antiporter: MTTDQVLIGVGLILVLAVGSQVLADRLRIPALILLLPVGFAAGALIDDVDPEQLLGAAFSPLVSLAVAVILYDAGLGLDLARLKGHTRRVVVRLIWIGVLITWLLGTLLAAPLLGMSRRAAIMIGAILVVSGPTVVGPLLGFVRPKDRLQHILIWEGSLIDPVGGVLGALVFHAVVASSGHHLGSGTAQFLASVGIGAAGGALGAALLWLMFRVLRLGEVLGTTAQLAAVIGVAALCDVLRDDTGLIAGVVMGLAVANLPGMGAPARRPFFETLVSLILGLLFISISATVTPHSLRHVWLPALGLAAFLVLVVRPLVAAVSTLGTDLTRGERGFIGWMAPRGIVAAATASTFSAGLVAKGIGGASKILPATFVVIVATVTLYGLTASPVARRLGVVRPSRSRPLLVGGDPWVVDLGVALRSAGLEVLMWAGEEEQRERIRQAGLELAPGELLAAATGGAAELQGITAVYFLTAEDDFNALAAVLLRGGVEGTVHRLNAPADSHGVVAPFIGGEVLFGPELTWPTFSRRYEEGAAVLGQPAADAVRPGSDPLFLVRRDGRLDPVTAGSTPLPRPGDTVVLLTPGGRADESRPG; this comes from the coding sequence GTGACAACCGACCAGGTGCTCATCGGCGTGGGCCTGATCCTCGTCCTGGCCGTCGGATCACAGGTCCTGGCCGACCGCCTGCGCATCCCTGCCCTCATTCTGCTGCTGCCGGTCGGCTTCGCCGCGGGCGCGTTGATCGACGACGTCGATCCGGAGCAGCTGCTGGGGGCGGCGTTCTCACCGCTGGTGTCGCTGGCCGTCGCCGTGATCCTCTACGACGCGGGCCTCGGGCTGGACCTGGCGCGGCTGAAGGGCCACACCCGCCGCGTCGTCGTCCGGCTGATCTGGATCGGTGTCCTGATCACCTGGTTGCTCGGCACGCTCCTCGCCGCGCCGCTGCTGGGGATGTCCCGACGGGCGGCCATCATGATCGGCGCGATCCTCGTGGTCTCGGGGCCGACGGTCGTGGGACCGCTGCTCGGCTTCGTGCGACCGAAGGACCGTCTCCAGCACATCCTCATCTGGGAGGGCTCCCTCATCGACCCGGTCGGTGGCGTCCTGGGGGCCCTGGTCTTCCACGCGGTCGTGGCGAGCTCGGGGCACCACCTCGGCAGCGGGACGGCGCAATTCCTGGCCAGCGTGGGCATCGGGGCGGCCGGAGGGGCCCTCGGGGCGGCTTTGCTCTGGCTGATGTTCCGGGTGCTGCGGCTCGGCGAGGTCCTCGGCACCACGGCACAGCTCGCCGCGGTGATCGGTGTGGCGGCCCTGTGCGATGTGCTGCGTGACGACACGGGACTCATCGCCGGCGTGGTGATGGGCCTGGCCGTCGCCAACCTCCCCGGCATGGGTGCACCCGCACGTCGGCCGTTCTTCGAGACCCTGGTCAGCCTGATCCTCGGCCTGCTGTTCATCTCCATCTCTGCCACCGTCACCCCGCACTCGCTGCGCCATGTGTGGCTGCCCGCGCTCGGGCTCGCCGCCTTTCTGGTGCTGGTCGTCAGGCCGCTGGTCGCGGCCGTGTCCACCCTCGGCACCGACCTGACGCGCGGCGAGCGCGGCTTCATCGGCTGGATGGCCCCGCGCGGCATCGTCGCGGCCGCCACGGCCTCGACGTTCTCGGCCGGCCTGGTCGCCAAGGGGATCGGCGGCGCGTCGAAGATCCTTCCGGCCACCTTCGTGGTCATCGTCGCGACCGTGACGCTCTACGGCCTGACCGCCTCGCCCGTCGCCCGGCGCCTGGGCGTCGTGCGCCCGTCCCGCTCCCGGCCCTTGCTCGTCGGGGGCGACCCCTGGGTGGTCGACCTGGGCGTGGCCCTGAGATCGGCAGGGCTGGAGGTCCTGATGTGGGCAGGGGAAGAGGAACAGCGCGAGCGCATCCGGCAGGCCGGGCTCGAGCTCGCGCCCGGTGAGCTGCTGGCCGCCGCCACGGGTGGGGCCGCCGAGCTGCAGGGCATCACGGCGGTCTACTTCCTCACCGCCGAGGACGACTTCAACGCATTGGCGGCGGTGCTTCTGCGAGGCGGCGTGGAGGGCACGGTCCACCGCCTGAACGCACCGGCCGACAGCCACGGCGTGGTGGCGCCGTTCATCGGCGGCGAGGTTCTGTTCGGCCCGGAACTGACCTGGCCGACGTTCTCCCGTAGATACGAGGAAGGGGCAGCCGTGCTCGGGCAGCCCGCCGCCGACGCCGTGCGGCCCGGCAGCGATCCGCTGTTCCTCGTACGGCGGGACGGCCGCCTCGATCCGGTCACGGCAGGCAGCACACCGCTGCCCCGGCCGGGGGACACGGTCGTCCTGCTGACACCGGGCGGACGGGCCGACGAGAGCCGGCCAGGGTAG
- a CDS encoding aldose 1-epimerase family protein, whose amino-acid sequence MQETRTGRQLTLRHGTHRAVIVELGAALRSYAVGERTVVDGFAAQDRITGGRGQILVPWPNRIRDGRYPWGGQDLQLPLTEPAGGNALHGLLRWTAWRIVEVSDSRAVLEVPLWPQPGYPFHLQVRAEYALGETGLAVSVTARNLDANPAPYGFGQHPYVTAGTAAVDQAVLTVPARTWLRTDERGLPLTAEPVAGTEYDLRTPQAVGARRLDTPFGDLDRGADGRAVVRLAHPSQAFGTDVWLGEGADYVQLYTGDTLPPGERRRAVAIEPMTCPPDAFRSGTGLVRLGPGEQHTVRWGIAPWGE is encoded by the coding sequence GTGCAGGAGACCCGCACCGGACGGCAACTGACCCTCCGTCACGGCACCCACCGTGCCGTCATCGTCGAGTTGGGCGCGGCCCTTCGGTCGTATGCGGTCGGTGAGCGCACCGTGGTCGACGGATTCGCCGCACAGGACCGGATCACCGGCGGGCGCGGCCAGATCCTGGTGCCGTGGCCCAACCGGATCCGCGACGGCCGATACCCCTGGGGCGGGCAGGATCTGCAACTGCCGCTCACCGAGCCGGCCGGCGGCAACGCCCTTCACGGGCTGCTGCGGTGGACCGCGTGGCGGATCGTGGAGGTGAGCGACAGCCGCGCCGTCCTGGAGGTCCCGCTGTGGCCGCAACCGGGCTATCCGTTCCACCTCCAGGTCCGCGCCGAGTACGCGCTGGGCGAGACCGGGCTCGCAGTCTCCGTCACCGCGCGCAATCTTGACGCGAACCCGGCACCGTACGGCTTCGGCCAGCATCCGTACGTCACCGCGGGCACCGCAGCCGTCGACCAGGCGGTGCTGACCGTTCCCGCACGGACATGGTTGCGCACCGACGAGCGCGGACTGCCGCTGACCGCCGAGCCGGTCGCCGGGACCGAGTACGACCTGCGAACGCCCCAAGCTGTCGGTGCGCGCCGGCTGGACACACCTTTCGGTGACCTCGACCGGGGCGCGGACGGCCGGGCCGTCGTACGCCTGGCCCACCCGTCGCAGGCGTTCGGTACGGACGTGTGGCTCGGTGAAGGCGCCGACTACGTCCAGCTCTACACCGGCGACACCCTCCCGCCGGGAGAGCGTCGCCGCGCGGTCGCCATCGAACCGATGACCTGTCCCCCTGACGCCTTCCGCAGCGGTACCGGGCTCGTCCGCCTCGGCCCCGGCGAGCAGCACACCGTGCGCTGGGGGATCGCGCCGTGGGGAGAGTGA
- a CDS encoding YhjD/YihY/BrkB family envelope integrity protein, with translation MRDRAADLKVRLLRLRSTAEERFPVITRLTAHLIAVNLLDSATRLAAQAFLTAVPLLFLVASIAPQSVRNQIINSVHDLFGIHGAADHELKKVYQANPANLQQSTGVVSALMVLLSATACSRAMQRLCQRAWHMPSAGARVAAWRWPVWLAVWLVVVVLQGPLREGFGAGLWLGVPLLLTVEVAVWWWTQHLLLAARLPWMPLLPGALLTGVAMTALSVIAKFYVPAALNRSLDRYGSLGAVFTVLSWLIGLCVVVALGITVGAVIAREPAVARRLGSPAWPNSPEK, from the coding sequence TTGCGCGATCGGGCGGCGGATCTGAAGGTCCGGCTGCTGAGGCTGCGCAGCACCGCCGAGGAGCGGTTCCCGGTGATCACCCGCCTCACCGCCCACCTGATCGCGGTGAACCTGCTGGACTCCGCGACGCGGCTGGCGGCCCAGGCCTTCCTGACCGCCGTACCCCTGCTCTTCCTGGTCGCCTCCATCGCCCCGCAGAGCGTGCGCAACCAGATCATCAATTCTGTGCACGACCTCTTCGGCATCCATGGCGCCGCCGACCACGAGCTGAAGAAGGTCTACCAGGCCAACCCCGCCAATCTGCAGCAGAGCACCGGCGTGGTCAGCGCGCTGATGGTGCTGCTCTCCGCGACCGCCTGCAGCCGCGCGATGCAACGGTTGTGCCAACGCGCCTGGCACATGCCGAGTGCGGGCGCCCGGGTCGCCGCGTGGAGATGGCCCGTGTGGCTCGCGGTCTGGCTTGTCGTCGTCGTTCTGCAAGGGCCGTTGCGGGAGGGATTCGGCGCCGGACTGTGGCTGGGCGTGCCGCTTCTGCTGACCGTGGAGGTGGCCGTGTGGTGGTGGACCCAGCACCTGCTGCTGGCCGCGCGGCTCCCCTGGATGCCTCTGCTGCCCGGGGCGCTCCTCACCGGGGTCGCCATGACCGCCCTGTCGGTGATCGCGAAGTTCTACGTGCCGGCCGCGCTCAACCGCAGCCTGGACCGGTACGGGTCGCTCGGCGCGGTCTTCACCGTGCTGTCGTGGCTGATCGGGCTCTGCGTCGTGGTGGCCCTCGGCATCACCGTCGGCGCGGTCATCGCCCGGGAACCCGCCGTGGCCCGACGTCTTGGATCACCCGCTTGGCCCAACTCGCCGGAAAAGTGA
- a CDS encoding DUF7144 family membrane protein: MTTAGMHQRRTGGVWASGWTAFAGVMMIFGGAMAIFEGIAAIAEDDVFVTTRNYTYNFSLTSWGWIHLALGVLVVAAGIALFGGAVWARVIGIALAGLSMIANFMWLPYYPVWAVVLIAVDAFVIWALCVGRSREARTG, translated from the coding sequence ATGACTACAGCGGGAATGCACCAACGCCGAACCGGGGGAGTGTGGGCGTCCGGTTGGACCGCTTTCGCCGGGGTCATGATGATCTTCGGCGGAGCGATGGCGATATTCGAAGGTATCGCCGCCATCGCCGAGGACGATGTTTTCGTCACCACTCGCAACTACACCTACAACTTCTCTCTGACGAGTTGGGGCTGGATCCACCTCGCCCTCGGCGTCCTCGTCGTGGCCGCCGGCATCGCCCTCTTCGGCGGAGCGGTCTGGGCGCGCGTGATCGGCATCGCGCTCGCGGGCCTGTCGATGATCGCCAACTTCATGTGGCTGCCGTACTACCCCGTCTGGGCCGTCGTGCTGATCGCCGTGGATGCCTTCGTCATCTGGGCGCTGTGCGTCGGAAGGAGCCGGGAGGCCCGCACCGGCTAG
- a CDS encoding GMC family oxidoreductase, translated as MTDELHYDVIIIGTGAGGGTIAHRLAPTGKRILLLERGDYLPRERDNWESTAVFVKGKYRAPEFWYDKNGNQFPPEVNYYVGGNTKFYGAALFRLRPEDFGELRHHDGISPAWPLSYEELEPYYTQAEHLYLVHGRHGEDPSEGPTSAQYAYPPVQHEPRIQQLSHDLEKQGLHPFHLPIGVNLTQDDRGRATHTSACIRCDRVDGFPCLVGAKSDAQVICVDPALEHANVEMVTHADVRRLDTDGTGRSVTSVVATVGDGDPATVEFSADVVVVACGAVNSAALLLRSANDRHPQGLGNSSDVVGRHYMRHNNLALMAVSKEPNDTKFQKTLALHDWYLGSDDWDYPLGGIQMLGKSDSEQIHGEAPRWAGAVAPDMPFEVLAHHAVDFWLCGEDLPLAENRVTLDRDGGIHLALDEKNNIAGLKRLQHKLQGMLSHLGMHEHHLLSHSIYLHKGMPIGATAHQAGTVRFGHDPESSALDVNCKAHDLDNLYVVDTSFFPSIGAVNPSLTAIANALRVGDHIAERLQ; from the coding sequence ATGACCGACGAGCTGCATTACGACGTCATCATCATCGGTACCGGTGCGGGCGGCGGCACCATCGCCCACCGCCTGGCCCCCACCGGAAAACGGATCCTCCTTCTCGAACGCGGCGACTATCTGCCCCGAGAACGAGACAACTGGGAATCCACCGCGGTCTTCGTGAAAGGCAAATACCGCGCTCCGGAGTTCTGGTACGACAAGAACGGAAACCAGTTCCCGCCCGAGGTCAATTACTACGTGGGCGGCAACACCAAGTTCTACGGCGCCGCGCTTTTCCGTCTGCGCCCCGAGGACTTCGGCGAACTCCGGCACCACGACGGCATCTCCCCGGCCTGGCCACTGAGCTACGAGGAGCTCGAGCCGTACTACACACAGGCCGAGCACCTCTACCTCGTCCACGGCCGGCACGGCGAGGACCCGTCCGAGGGCCCCACCAGCGCCCAGTACGCCTACCCGCCGGTCCAGCACGAGCCGCGCATCCAGCAGCTCAGCCACGATCTGGAGAAGCAGGGGCTGCACCCCTTCCACCTCCCGATCGGGGTGAACCTCACCCAGGACGACCGGGGCCGGGCCACACACACCAGCGCCTGCATCCGCTGCGATCGGGTCGACGGTTTCCCGTGCCTGGTCGGCGCCAAGTCCGACGCACAGGTCATCTGCGTCGATCCCGCCCTCGAACACGCCAACGTCGAGATGGTCACCCATGCGGACGTGCGGCGCCTCGACACGGACGGGACGGGTCGCAGTGTCACCTCGGTCGTCGCGACGGTGGGGGACGGGGACCCCGCCACCGTGGAGTTCAGTGCCGACGTCGTGGTCGTCGCCTGCGGTGCGGTCAACTCGGCGGCCCTGTTGCTGCGTTCGGCCAACGACCGGCATCCGCAGGGCCTGGGCAACAGCTCGGACGTGGTGGGCCGGCACTACATGCGGCACAACAACCTCGCCCTGATGGCCGTGTCCAAGGAACCCAACGACACCAAGTTCCAGAAGACCCTGGCGCTGCACGACTGGTATCTGGGATCCGACGACTGGGACTACCCCCTCGGCGGCATCCAGATGCTGGGCAAGTCCGACTCCGAGCAGATCCACGGCGAAGCGCCCCGCTGGGCCGGGGCCGTCGCCCCCGACATGCCCTTCGAGGTGCTCGCCCACCACGCGGTCGACTTCTGGTTGTGCGGAGAGGATCTGCCCCTCGCCGAGAACCGCGTCACCCTGGACCGGGACGGCGGCATCCACCTGGCCCTCGACGAGAAGAACAACATCGCCGGGCTGAAGCGCCTCCAGCACAAACTGCAAGGCATGCTCAGCCACTTGGGCATGCACGAACACCATCTGCTGTCGCACAGCATCTACCTGCACAAGGGCATGCCCATCGGCGCCACCGCGCATCAGGCGGGCACGGTCCGCTTCGGCCACGACCCCGAAAGCTCCGCCCTCGACGTCAACTGCAAGGCCCACGACCTCGACAACCTCTATGTCGTCGACACGAGCTTCTTCCCGAGCATCGGAGCGGTCAACCCTTCGTTGACCGCCATCGCCAACGCCCTTCGGGTCGGCGACCACATCGCGGAGCGACTTCAATGA
- a CDS encoding cyclase family protein, translated as MRTSDELSEAEFRSLYRHLRATAPGGGTPRGALDTITGEQVLAAVREVRSGRTVSLAAPVNTRPGPDDADPAEHRLTAPADAEPAEKGLEFARDRLAMNIHGDVNSHLDALCHVIYDGTLHGGAPAAGALSPAGASALSVDLVRDGIVGRGVLLDVPRLHGVPWLEPGTSVTAEDLAAAEARQEVRVGRGDIVLVRVGHRRRREELGPWDVSDARAGLHPTAVEFLAEREAAVLGSDGNSDTAPSPVEGVAFPVHVLAVHAMGLHLLDYLRFEDLAPICAREGRWTFLCVIAPLRLPSATGSPVNPLAIL; from the coding sequence ATGCGAACGTCCGACGAGCTGAGCGAGGCCGAATTCCGGTCGCTGTATCGCCACCTGCGCGCCACGGCCCCCGGCGGTGGCACTCCCCGGGGTGCCCTGGACACGATCACCGGGGAACAGGTGCTGGCGGCCGTCCGCGAGGTGCGGTCGGGACGTACGGTGTCGCTCGCGGCCCCGGTGAACACCCGTCCCGGACCGGACGACGCCGATCCGGCCGAACACCGGCTCACGGCTCCGGCAGACGCCGAACCGGCGGAGAAGGGCCTGGAATTCGCGCGGGACCGCCTCGCCATGAACATCCACGGTGACGTGAACAGTCACCTGGACGCACTGTGCCATGTCATCTACGACGGCACCCTGCACGGCGGTGCACCGGCGGCGGGTGCCCTGTCCCCGGCCGGAGCGAGCGCGCTCTCCGTCGACCTGGTCCGCGACGGCATCGTCGGACGCGGAGTCCTCCTCGACGTTCCCCGGCTGCACGGCGTCCCCTGGCTCGAGCCCGGAACGAGCGTGACAGCCGAGGACCTCGCCGCGGCCGAGGCCCGGCAGGAAGTCCGGGTCGGCCGGGGCGACATCGTCCTCGTGCGCGTCGGACACCGCCGACGCCGTGAGGAGCTCGGCCCCTGGGACGTGTCCGACGCCCGTGCCGGACTCCACCCGACCGCCGTGGAGTTCCTGGCCGAGCGGGAGGCGGCCGTACTCGGGAGTGACGGCAACAGCGACACGGCCCCCAGCCCGGTGGAGGGGGTCGCGTTCCCGGTGCATGTGCTCGCCGTCCACGCGATGGGACTGCATCTGCTCGACTACCTGCGGTTCGAGGACCTCGCGCCGATCTGCGCGCGGGAGGGCCGCTGGACGTTCCTCTGTGTGATCGCCCCCCTCCGGCTGCCCTCGGCCACCGGCTCCCCGGTCAACCCCCTCGCGATCCTGTGA
- a CDS encoding gluconokinase codes for MTTWDPADTADGPPIVVVLGVSGSGKTTVGKAVAEQLGVPFLEGDDFHPAANIAKMSAGHPLDDADREPWLRALAERIRQSAEAHEGLVIACSALKRAYRDALRSSAAGAGLWCLYLALDRATAWDRVSRRTGHFMPAGLVASQFTTLEPLQPDEPGMTLDATADLPALLGRARAAVTRRDGLAGS; via the coding sequence GTGACGACCTGGGATCCTGCCGACACCGCCGACGGGCCACCGATCGTGGTGGTCCTGGGGGTCTCGGGTTCCGGGAAGACCACCGTCGGCAAGGCGGTCGCCGAGCAACTCGGAGTGCCGTTTCTCGAGGGTGACGACTTCCATCCGGCAGCGAACATCGCCAAGATGAGCGCCGGCCATCCTTTGGACGACGCCGACCGCGAGCCCTGGTTGCGTGCCCTCGCCGAGCGCATCCGTCAGTCCGCCGAGGCCCACGAGGGGCTGGTCATCGCCTGTTCGGCCCTCAAGCGTGCCTACCGCGACGCACTTCGGTCGTCGGCCGCCGGTGCCGGGCTGTGGTGTCTGTATCTCGCCCTGGACCGGGCCACCGCCTGGGACAGGGTGTCCCGGCGTACCGGTCACTTCATGCCCGCCGGGCTGGTCGCGTCGCAGTTCACAACGTTGGAGCCGCTGCAACCGGACGAGCCGGGCATGACCCTGGACGCCACCGCCGATCTTCCGGCGCTTCTCGGCCGGGCGCGGGCCGCTGTCACCCGCCGCGACGGGCTCGCAGGCAGCTGA
- a CDS encoding DUF2252 domain-containing protein: MTSNHPDNSQIRHRTPQERAERGKAARSSVPRSSHAEFAPTVKRPDPVDIIDAQSATRVPELVPIRYGRMTESPFRFYRGAAAIMAGDLADTPVSGIRAQLCGDAHLLNFRLLASPERRMMFDINDFDETLPGPWEWDVKRLSASFVIAGRANGFSTKERAGIVRATVRSYREWMRRFAEMGNLEVWYAQFDQAWVREHFGAELSARGRDRWSQAVTKARSRDSLQAFGKLTHVVDGQVRIAAVPPLITPLQDLLQGVERDALEKEIHRLIERYGRTLQSDRRSLLEQYRVADMARKVVGVGSVGTRCWIVLLLGRDDRDPLLMQAKEADQSVLAPFAGASSYGTQGERVVSGQRLMQATSDIFLGWERVEGIDGRRRDFYVRQLRDWKGIAEPEAMVPAGMRTFGELCGATLARAHARSGDRIAIAAYLGGGDSFDRALVTFAERYADQNEKDHQALVDAVRTGRVTAQAA; the protein is encoded by the coding sequence ATGACGTCGAATCATCCGGACAACAGCCAAATCCGGCACCGCACCCCTCAGGAACGAGCCGAACGCGGCAAGGCCGCCCGGTCGTCCGTACCCCGCTCCAGCCACGCCGAGTTCGCGCCCACGGTGAAACGGCCCGACCCGGTGGACATCATCGACGCGCAGTCGGCGACGCGGGTTCCCGAGCTCGTACCGATCCGCTACGGGCGGATGACCGAGTCGCCGTTCCGCTTCTACCGCGGTGCCGCGGCCATCATGGCCGGAGACCTCGCCGACACCCCCGTGTCCGGGATCAGGGCGCAGTTGTGCGGGGACGCGCACCTGCTGAACTTCCGGCTGCTGGCCTCGCCCGAGCGCCGCATGATGTTCGACATCAACGACTTCGACGAGACGCTGCCCGGCCCGTGGGAGTGGGACGTCAAGCGTCTGTCCGCGAGTTTCGTCATCGCGGGCCGGGCGAACGGCTTCAGCACCAAGGAGCGGGCCGGCATCGTCCGGGCGACGGTGCGGTCCTACCGCGAGTGGATGCGACGCTTCGCCGAGATGGGCAATCTCGAGGTGTGGTATGCCCAGTTCGACCAGGCGTGGGTGCGGGAGCACTTCGGCGCGGAACTGAGCGCACGGGGCCGCGACCGCTGGTCGCAGGCGGTGACCAAGGCACGCAGCCGGGACAGTCTTCAGGCCTTCGGCAAGCTCACCCACGTCGTCGACGGGCAGGTCCGCATCGCCGCGGTCCCGCCGCTGATCACCCCGCTCCAGGACCTGCTTCAGGGCGTGGAACGCGACGCGCTGGAGAAGGAGATCCACCGGCTGATCGAACGGTACGGCCGCACCCTGCAGTCGGACCGGCGGTCCCTTCTGGAGCAGTACCGGGTGGCCGACATGGCCCGCAAGGTGGTCGGAGTCGGCAGTGTGGGCACCCGCTGCTGGATCGTGCTCCTGCTCGGCCGGGACGACCGGGATCCGCTGCTCATGCAGGCCAAGGAGGCCGACCAGTCGGTGCTGGCCCCCTTCGCCGGCGCCAGTTCCTACGGAACGCAGGGCGAGCGCGTGGTCTCCGGCCAGCGGCTCATGCAGGCCACCAGTGACATCTTCCTCGGCTGGGAGCGGGTCGAGGGGATCGACGGTCGCCGACGTGACTTCTATGTACGGCAGTTGCGGGACTGGAAGGGCATCGCCGAACCCGAGGCGATGGTGCCGGCCGGAATGCGGACCTTCGGCGAGCTGTGCGGTGCCACGCTGGCCCGCGCACACGCGCGGTCGGGCGACCGGATCGCCATCGCCGCGTACCTGGGCGGGGGTGACTCCTTCGACCGAGCGCTCGTGACCTTCGCCGAGCGCTACGCCGACCAGAACGAGAAGGACCACCAGGCACTCGTCGACGCCGTCCGCACGGGACGGGTAACCGCTCAAGCAGCCTGA